A genomic region of Catalinimonas niigatensis contains the following coding sequences:
- a CDS encoding PadR family transcriptional regulator, producing the protein MKGTHIGEFEELVLLTVGILYDDAYGLAITDEIEERTGRSVTVSSVHKALMRMEQKGFLRSHMGGATEERGGRNKRLFTITNSGKEALREARTMRNELWDAIPKVVWDIKMS; encoded by the coding sequence ATGAAAGGGACCCACATTGGCGAATTTGAAGAGCTTGTATTACTTACTGTAGGTATTCTCTATGATGATGCTTATGGACTAGCCATTACTGATGAAATAGAAGAGCGTACTGGAAGAAGTGTAACAGTAAGTTCGGTACACAAGGCCCTGATGAGGATGGAGCAGAAAGGTTTTCTGCGCTCTCACATGGGAGGAGCAACTGAAGAAAGAGGAGGAAGAAACAAACGACTCTTTACCATCACCAATTCAGGCAAAGAAGCATTAAGAGAAGCCAGGACCATGCGCAATGAACTGTGGGACGCCATTCCTAAAGTGGTATGGGATATAAAAATGAGTTAA
- a CDS encoding cupin domain-containing protein, protein MKYIWLEILPETDREGNYKPLLRACHTCNEYDFLLALSNLIQPYNIKVSDLLNEDLCDNIENTLRHNLLKRGAYIPFFLKNHEHRYYLTKFVTYVAWKTKGQLQIDDQRVRKIYF, encoded by the coding sequence ATGAAATATATCTGGCTGGAGATACTTCCGGAAACAGACAGGGAAGGTAATTATAAACCTTTGCTCAGGGCATGTCATACCTGCAATGAATATGACTTCTTACTAGCCCTGAGCAACCTTATCCAACCCTATAACATCAAAGTATCCGATTTACTCAATGAGGATCTATGTGATAACATAGAAAATACTCTCCGTCATAATCTCTTGAAGCGGGGTGCTTACATTCCCTTTTTCTTGAAGAACCATGAACACCGGTACTATCTAACAAAATTTGTGACCTACGTAGCCTGGAAAACCAAAGGTCAGCTTCAAATAGATGATCAACGTGTGCGTAAAATCTACTTTTGA
- a CDS encoding helix-turn-helix domain-containing protein has translation MTNIGERISEARRVASISATDLAKRLGKTSSTVSQYESGRIKVGIDTLIQISEICRADLYWLLTGKGKKVVAENDLIDEELVSLSNEHSDKIDVDVLVKIKKEVEGIYKAQIEDLKKQLLKAEEEKNRFINIVEKFVSVKHKVAGSMAAVVREINLLSSGPVTMQRNFVV, from the coding sequence ATGACAAACATTGGTGAGAGGATAAGCGAGGCTAGGAGAGTAGCTTCAATTTCCGCCACTGACTTAGCTAAACGGTTAGGTAAGACTTCCAGTACTGTCAGTCAGTATGAATCAGGGCGTATAAAAGTGGGAATAGACACACTTATCCAAATTTCAGAAATATGTAGAGCTGATCTATACTGGCTCTTAACCGGAAAGGGAAAAAAGGTAGTTGCAGAAAATGATTTAATTGATGAAGAACTAGTTTCGTTATCAAATGAGCATTCGGATAAGATTGATGTAGATGTACTAGTAAAAATCAAAAAAGAGGTTGAAGGCATCTATAAAGCTCAAATAGAAGACTTAAAAAAACAACTTTTAAAAGCCGAGGAAGAGAAGAACAGATTTATTAATATTGTTGAGAAATTCGTTTCGGTAAAGCATAAGGTAGCTGGAAGTATGGCCGCAGTGGTGAGAGAAATTAATCTTTTATCTTCTGGTCCAGTTACCATGCAACGAAACTTCGTTGTATAA
- a CDS encoding mucoidy inhibitor MuiA family protein, which produces MKKLVFLGIISLITFGESMAQELSEQKTDSDLDSVKVFLQGAQMHRSAQVKIKSGKSSIVLQALSPYINPQSIQVKSTSDLLVLSVNHRLDYLGEKAKSVLQDSVEAIEDSISVETAMQEVLDEELEFLKKNNDIAGTENGLSLNNLKEVSEYYQQRMKAIRLEKLAIKNRVQELQGKLNKLRRQLAQWNDDQSTRGEIVIAIESKIPQTVELLCSYMVAHASWFPVYDLRAKDVQSPVELMYKAKIQQSTGEDWNDVKLAFSNANPTASGEMPALNPWYLDFNTPYPQNLQSLYTRANPNVRQVSGRVTEGDMGDVLPGVNVIIKGTSIGTVTDMNGEYNISIPQGANSLVFSFIGYMSQEVPIANERMDIILQPDVQSLSEVVVTGYDDSRALQGKVSGVQVRGGSSVKAKALPVPTTQVENQTSVEFSVDIPYTVNSDGKSYTVDLAKLEIPAHYEYQCVPKLDKDAFLIARIIDWEQYNLLEGEVNLFFEHTYVGKSLLDVRFVKDTLDISLGRDRNVGVERSKVQDYTRKRFIGSRQEESRGWRLEAKNSKAQNIHLIVYDQIPVSRLSDIAVEAEDFDGGKLNEETGIIQWSLDLSPNSSENKVLRFSVKYPKDQHLFLE; this is translated from the coding sequence ATGAAGAAGCTGGTGTTTTTAGGTATTATTTCCCTGATTACTTTCGGAGAAAGTATGGCCCAGGAGCTTAGTGAACAGAAAACTGACTCGGATTTGGACTCGGTAAAAGTATTTTTACAGGGAGCACAGATGCATCGGAGCGCACAGGTAAAGATAAAATCCGGTAAATCCTCCATTGTGCTTCAGGCGCTTTCTCCTTATATCAATCCTCAGAGCATACAGGTAAAATCTACAAGCGATCTGCTGGTGCTCTCAGTAAATCATCGGCTGGACTATCTGGGAGAAAAAGCAAAAAGTGTGCTTCAGGATAGTGTGGAAGCTATTGAAGACAGTATCAGTGTAGAGACTGCTATGCAGGAAGTTCTGGATGAGGAATTAGAATTCTTAAAAAAGAATAATGATATCGCAGGTACAGAAAACGGGCTTTCATTGAATAATCTAAAAGAGGTAAGTGAGTATTATCAACAGCGGATGAAGGCGATCAGGCTGGAAAAACTAGCTATCAAAAATCGTGTGCAGGAACTTCAGGGTAAGCTGAACAAGCTAAGGAGACAGCTTGCCCAGTGGAATGATGATCAATCTACACGCGGTGAAATTGTCATTGCAATAGAAAGTAAAATTCCGCAGACTGTGGAACTGCTCTGTTCTTATATGGTAGCCCATGCAAGCTGGTTTCCTGTATATGACCTGAGAGCCAAAGATGTACAAAGTCCGGTGGAACTGATGTACAAAGCCAAGATACAGCAAAGTACTGGTGAGGACTGGAATGATGTGAAACTGGCGTTCTCCAATGCCAATCCTACTGCCAGTGGAGAAATGCCTGCACTAAACCCCTGGTATCTGGATTTTAATACGCCTTACCCACAGAATTTGCAAAGCCTCTATACCCGTGCAAATCCTAATGTACGGCAGGTAAGCGGCAGAGTCACAGAGGGAGATATGGGTGATGTCCTTCCGGGGGTCAACGTAATCATTAAAGGAACTTCCATAGGAACTGTAACGGATATGAATGGAGAGTACAATATTTCTATCCCTCAGGGGGCCAACAGTCTGGTATTTTCTTTTATTGGTTATATGAGCCAGGAAGTACCCATTGCCAATGAAAGGATGGATATTATCCTACAACCCGATGTACAATCTTTAAGCGAAGTGGTGGTTACAGGATATGATGATTCTAGAGCTCTTCAAGGGAAGGTTTCTGGCGTTCAGGTTAGAGGAGGGTCTTCAGTAAAAGCGAAGGCCTTACCCGTTCCTACCACGCAGGTAGAGAACCAGACCAGTGTGGAATTTAGCGTAGATATTCCTTACACTGTCAATTCAGATGGCAAGAGTTATACTGTAGATCTGGCTAAGCTGGAAATCCCGGCTCACTATGAATACCAATGCGTACCCAAGCTGGATAAAGACGCTTTTCTGATTGCCCGCATCATAGACTGGGAACAGTACAATTTGCTGGAAGGAGAAGTAAACCTCTTTTTTGAACATACCTATGTGGGTAAATCTCTGCTAGATGTACGTTTTGTCAAAGATACGTTAGACATCTCACTGGGTAGAGACAGGAATGTAGGAGTAGAACGAAGCAAAGTGCAGGATTATACTAGAAAGCGTTTCATTGGTTCCAGACAGGAGGAGAGCCGGGGCTGGCGCCTGGAAGCCAAAAACAGCAAAGCCCAGAATATTCACCTTATCGTGTATGATCAGATACCCGTCTCCCGCCTAAGTGATATAGCAGTAGAAGCTGAGGATTTTGATGGAGGGAAACTTAACGAAGAAACAGGCATTATTCAATGGAGTCTGGACTTATCACCCAACTCATCAGAAAACAAAGTTTTACGATTCAGCGTCAAATATCCCAAAGACCAGCATCTATTTTTGGAGTAG
- a CDS encoding agmatine deiminase family protein, whose protein sequence is MNTSTFFPAEWYPQSAVQLTWPHAATDWQASLSEVTRCYVEIAQAIAERQQLIIICHDIDVVKAELHNCKLENIHLHSLLTNDTWARDHGAVTLIEDGKPVILDFRFNGWGLKFAANHDNLLTRRMYTNGLFTAEVHYRNCQHMVLEGGALESDGEGTLLTTVDCLMAPNRNDHLNKEEIEAELKKIFHLKRVLWLHYGYLEGDDTDSHVDTLARFCDPQTITYVQCQEQDDQHFDALQKMEQELLNFKTLEGKPYRLIPLPMADIALDEEGHRLPATYANFLIINGAVLLPFYANAVKNQQAKEALEKAFPQHEIIGINCEPLIQQHGSLHCISMQYPKGVIANHDE, encoded by the coding sequence ATGAACACAAGCACATTTTTTCCGGCAGAGTGGTATCCTCAAAGTGCCGTGCAACTCACCTGGCCACATGCTGCCACTGACTGGCAGGCTTCGCTGAGCGAAGTGACGCGCTGTTATGTAGAAATAGCTCAGGCCATAGCCGAACGTCAACAGTTAATTATCATCTGTCATGATATAGATGTAGTAAAAGCAGAATTGCATAATTGTAAGCTAGAAAATATTCACCTGCACAGCCTGCTGACCAATGATACCTGGGCAAGAGATCATGGTGCAGTTACTTTGATAGAGGATGGCAAGCCTGTGATACTGGATTTTCGCTTCAATGGCTGGGGCCTGAAGTTTGCCGCCAACCATGACAATCTACTTACCCGCCGGATGTATACGAATGGGCTTTTTACAGCAGAAGTCCATTATCGCAATTGCCAGCATATGGTGCTGGAAGGCGGAGCACTGGAATCGGATGGTGAAGGAACACTGCTTACAACGGTAGATTGCCTGATGGCTCCCAACCGTAACGATCACCTCAATAAGGAGGAGATAGAAGCTGAACTCAAAAAAATATTCCACCTCAAACGTGTGCTGTGGCTACACTACGGTTATCTTGAGGGTGATGATACCGACAGCCATGTGGATACGCTGGCCCGTTTCTGCGATCCGCAGACCATCACCTATGTGCAGTGCCAGGAGCAGGATGATCAGCACTTTGATGCTTTACAAAAGATGGAGCAAGAACTGCTGAACTTCAAAACATTGGAAGGTAAGCCTTATCGCCTCATTCCTTTACCTATGGCAGATATTGCTTTGGATGAAGAAGGGCATCGGCTGCCTGCCACTTATGCTAACTTTCTGATCATTAACGGCGCAGTATTATTGCCCTTTTATGCCAATGCGGTTAAAAATCAGCAGGCCAAAGAAGCGCTGGAAAAAGCTTTTCCGCAGCATGAAATTATCGGTATCAACTGCGAACCATTAATCCAGCAACACGGTTCTTTGCATTGCATTAGCATGCAGTATCCAAAGGGTGTTATCGCTAATCATGATGAATAA
- a CDS encoding carbon-nitrogen hydrolase, which produces MTKSIKVGLIQQSNQAEVEANVNKLIQNIETCAAQGAQLVVLQELHNSLYFCQTEETEVFELAEPIPGPSTERFGAVARRLGIVLVTSLFEKRAPGIYHNTAVVFEKDGSIAGKYRKMHIPDDPAYYEKFYFTPGDLGFQPIQTSVGKLGVLVCWDQWYPEAARLMAMAGADLLIYPTAIGWESSDTEDEKQRQKDAWVISQRGHAVANGLPVISVNRIGHEADPSGHTNGIQFWGNSFVAGPQGEFLVQAGTQAEENLVIEVDMRRSEDVRRIWPFFRDRRIDAFSDLTQRFLD; this is translated from the coding sequence ATGACTAAAAGCATCAAAGTAGGACTTATACAGCAGTCAAACCAGGCGGAGGTAGAAGCCAATGTCAACAAATTAATTCAAAATATTGAAACCTGCGCTGCCCAGGGAGCGCAACTGGTGGTCTTGCAGGAGTTGCATAATAGCCTCTACTTCTGCCAGACAGAGGAGACAGAGGTTTTTGAACTGGCCGAACCTATTCCTGGCCCTTCTACTGAGCGTTTTGGAGCGGTAGCCCGCCGACTAGGTATCGTGCTGGTGACTTCTCTTTTTGAAAAAAGAGCTCCTGGCATTTACCACAATACTGCCGTAGTGTTTGAGAAGGATGGCTCTATTGCGGGCAAGTACCGCAAGATGCACATCCCCGATGATCCGGCTTATTACGAAAAGTTTTACTTCACCCCCGGCGATCTGGGCTTCCAGCCTATCCAAACCTCTGTCGGTAAACTAGGTGTATTGGTTTGCTGGGATCAGTGGTATCCGGAAGCCGCCCGTCTGATGGCTATGGCCGGAGCTGATCTGCTGATTTACCCTACTGCTATCGGCTGGGAATCTAGTGATACTGAAGATGAAAAGCAGCGGCAGAAAGACGCCTGGGTGATCTCTCAGCGCGGGCATGCCGTAGCCAATGGTCTGCCGGTGATCTCTGTCAACCGTATCGGGCATGAAGCGGACCCATCAGGACACACCAACGGCATACAATTCTGGGGCAATAGTTTTGTAGCTGGTCCGCAAGGCGAGTTTCTGGTACAGGCAGGTACTCAGGCCGAAGAAAATCTGGTGATAGAGGTAGACATGCGTCGTTCCGAAGATGTACGCCGCATCTGGCCTTTCTTCCGTGACCGTCGGATAGACGCCTTCTCCGACCTTACCCAAAGGTTTCTGGATTAA
- a CDS encoding LLM class flavin-dependent oxidoreductase, with amino-acid sequence MSINHKNIPYSILELASVGAGFSPAEVFKNSLDLAQKAEAMGYTRFWLAEHHNMISIASSATAVLIGHIAGGTEKIRVGSGGIMLPNHSPLIVAEQFGTLGSLYPDRIDLGLGRAPGTDQVTAQAIRSDRMRAVYQFPEEVGEIQQYFSEDNADHQVRATVAEGIEVPIYILGSSTDSAHLAAKKGLPYAFASHFAPTHLFEALHIYHNEFQPSEHLQQPYAIACINVITAETDQEAEKMSTSMVRMMLGVLTNNLDYMQPPTEMNAELRELMQHPAFQRMLKYAFIGSKETVKQKTEVFLQETGVNELMVASHIYHHEDRINSYRIFSEIMKGK; translated from the coding sequence ATGTCAATAAATCATAAAAATATACCTTATTCTATCTTGGAACTGGCTTCGGTGGGGGCAGGTTTTAGCCCGGCTGAAGTATTTAAAAATAGCCTGGACCTGGCACAAAAAGCCGAAGCTATGGGCTATACCCGCTTCTGGCTGGCTGAGCACCACAACATGATCAGCATTGCCAGTTCTGCCACTGCAGTGCTGATCGGTCATATTGCCGGAGGCACAGAGAAGATCAGAGTAGGCTCGGGTGGTATCATGCTACCCAACCATTCACCCCTGATTGTCGCTGAGCAGTTTGGTACTTTAGGCTCATTATATCCCGACCGTATTGATTTGGGATTAGGAAGAGCGCCAGGAACCGATCAGGTGACAGCCCAGGCCATACGATCCGACAGGATGCGGGCAGTGTATCAGTTTCCCGAAGAAGTGGGCGAGATTCAGCAGTATTTCTCTGAAGACAATGCTGACCATCAGGTAAGAGCTACGGTAGCAGAAGGTATTGAAGTACCCATTTACATTCTGGGTTCCAGTACTGATAGTGCACATCTGGCTGCTAAAAAAGGGCTACCTTATGCCTTTGCCAGCCATTTTGCCCCTACGCATCTGTTTGAAGCCCTGCATATTTACCATAATGAATTTCAACCTTCCGAACATCTTCAGCAGCCTTATGCCATTGCCTGTATCAATGTAATCACTGCGGAAACCGATCAGGAGGCAGAAAAGATGTCTACCTCAATGGTAAGAATGATGCTGGGAGTGCTGACCAATAACTTAGATTATATGCAGCCTCCTACCGAGATGAATGCTGAGCTCAGGGAGTTGATGCAGCATCCTGCTTTTCAGCGTATGCTTAAGTATGCTTTTATCGGTAGCAAGGAGACAGTAAAACAAAAAACAGAGGTTTTTTTACAGGAGACAGGTGTCAATGAGCTGATGGTAGCTTCTCATATCTACCATCATGAAGATAGAATCAACTCCTACCGCATTTTTTCTGAAATCATGAAAGGGAAGTAG
- a CDS encoding HAD family hydrolase produces MMENTDLKKLTQAISCVIFDCDGVLVDSEILASQASLRMLEPYGISMTPQEYAHLYAGKKEEDIIASVQKDFNINLPDDFLSKVRLEIEHSLDHDLQAIAGVVETISPLPVTKAVVSNSRLVRVISSLKVAGLTELFGKKLFAAEMVERPKPAPDVYLHAASELGVKPSECLVVEDSQSGVTAAHSAGMHVIGFLGASHIPDGHENTVRDVGAFTVASSMEELAQIFAEVFDEYSIK; encoded by the coding sequence ATGATGGAGAATACCGACTTAAAGAAACTTACCCAAGCCATAAGCTGTGTCATATTTGATTGTGATGGCGTTCTGGTAGACAGCGAAATACTCGCCTCTCAGGCTTCACTGCGCATGCTTGAACCCTACGGCATCAGCATGACGCCCCAAGAATACGCGCACTTATATGCCGGCAAGAAGGAGGAAGATATAATCGCCAGCGTTCAAAAGGATTTTAACATCAACTTACCCGACGACTTTCTCTCTAAGGTACGACTGGAAATAGAGCATAGCTTAGACCATGATTTGCAGGCGATAGCCGGAGTTGTAGAAACCATTTCCCCTCTGCCTGTTACCAAAGCAGTGGTGTCCAACAGTCGCCTGGTGAGAGTCATTTCATCGCTCAAGGTAGCCGGACTGACTGAGCTTTTTGGCAAAAAACTGTTTGCCGCCGAAATGGTAGAACGCCCTAAACCAGCTCCTGACGTGTATCTGCATGCTGCCAGTGAGTTGGGTGTAAAACCTTCCGAATGTCTGGTGGTGGAAGACAGCCAGAGCGGGGTAACTGCCGCGCATAGCGCAGGAATGCATGTGATAGGTTTTCTGGGAGCAAGCCACATTCCTGACGGACACGAAAATACCGTAAGGGATGTTGGGGCTTTTACTGTTGCTTCCAGTATGGAAGAACTGGCACAGATCTTTGCTGAAGTCTTTGACGAGTATAGCATAAAATAG
- a CDS encoding protease inhibitor I42 family protein, whose translation MLRIFFLYMLVTVVINLSFDHQTYPQVSLAFTYADQHREVEVAPLDTFQIMLPMQMGNGRQWMFSASDHPELKLIHQEMKDVKPLPGGKYHQIFTFQARQSGFTMLRLTIKKPWKDNLEEEFKMFFNVTSPYAQELPQHPEMGEVALE comes from the coding sequence ATGCTAAGAATTTTTTTTCTGTACATGCTGGTCACAGTAGTGATCAACCTGAGTTTTGACCATCAGACTTATCCTCAGGTATCTCTTGCATTTACTTATGCTGATCAGCATCGGGAAGTTGAAGTGGCACCGCTGGATACCTTCCAGATAATGCTTCCAATGCAAATGGGCAACGGGAGACAGTGGATGTTTTCTGCCAGCGATCATCCTGAGCTTAAACTGATCCACCAGGAAATGAAAGATGTAAAACCTTTACCAGGGGGCAAGTACCATCAGATATTTACATTTCAGGCAAGACAAAGCGGATTTACAATGCTAAGGCTTACCATTAAAAAGCCCTGGAAAGATAATCTGGAAGAAGAATTTAAAATGTTTTTCAATGTTACTTCGCCCTATGCTCAAGAGCTACCACAGCATCCGGAGATGGGTGAGGTAGCTCTTGAGTAG